The following coding sequences lie in one Lemur catta isolate mLemCat1 chromosome 11, mLemCat1.pri, whole genome shotgun sequence genomic window:
- the NDUFA4 gene encoding cytochrome c oxidase subunit NDUFA4, protein MLRQIIGQAKKHPSLIPLFIFIGTGGTGAALYVLRLALFNPDVSWDRKNNPEPWNKLGPNDQYKFYSVNVDYSKLKKEGPDF, encoded by the exons ATGCTTCGCCAGATCATCGGTCAGGCCAAGAAACACCCAAGC TTGATCCCCCTCTTCATATTTATTGGAACTGGAGGTACTGGGGCAGCACTGTATGTCTTGCGTCTGGCATTGTTCAATCCAGATGTTAG ttggGACAGAAAGAATAACCCAGAACCCTGGAACAAGCTGGGTCCCAATGATCAATACAAG ttcTACTCAGTGAATGTGGATTATAGCAAACTGAAGAAAGAAGGTCCAGACTTCTAA